Below is a genomic region from Helianthus annuus cultivar XRQ/B chromosome 2, HanXRQr2.0-SUNRISE, whole genome shotgun sequence.
atgtcctcgcagggacatgattaAATAACTAGCAAACAAAGGATTTAGTAGTCCTTTCTGCTTTTTCCCTTGATTAAAtccaccatcttcttaaacatcccACGATTATGCCGACGATCTTCCCGTAATTCATGCCGCATCTCTCGTCGCACTTCATTTATCCCttgaaggatttcttgaacttgtgGCGGCGACATCATCGGTGCCTGCGGTGGTAGCGGATAATGCGGTGGTTGAGGAGGTTGCGGCTGCTGATATCCATATGGTGGGTATCCATAAgtcgattgtcccgtagcccagggacctccaaaggTACCTTCCGGATTGAGAGAGTTGTAGTTCGCAGCTACCCAGTAGGGATCCTCTGTAAAGTTATAACCTGTGGGGATCGTCTGCTCGAAGGGATTGTATGCTGCCGCGCTAGtataagcagggattgggtttCCGAAATCCTATAGTGGTGGTGGCGCGATTGGCGCAGAAGTTACTTCTGAGACGGGATGtgaagattctcccatctctggttCTTCGTGAAGTGGCGAGTACCGGCTGCCACctgaatgtggaggggtgccgatgcgtaCTCCCTCTCGTGCGGAAATCCGTGCATTCGTTCGTCTTCGCCTCGGAGGCGGgggaggcaaaaccggaggtggtggcggtggtggagtGACCGCGACAAGTCgggaatcctcagaaggattctgctgctgctgtggctgctgttgctggggGTGCAAGGGAGAGCTGTGTTGTGGCTGGTGCAggggagagttatggtaactaggggtaaaTACGCAGTCATACTGCCTGAATTTCTCCTCAAAGCTGTCGGGACCATTGTATGGTGATCCCACAAAAGgtgacccatcagaaatctcgataGGGTGGTTCGGCGTTCCAGATGGTGGCATTGAGGGATCGGTATCTTCATCGACATCCATCGCATTGCCACCAGGAAAATGGTCTTTTGTtccgagtgggttaaaacccatagGCACATCAAGGTAGTCAGCGGGGTTGTACAGTCCTTGGAAAACAGGTGATGGGTGGTCAAAGGGTGATTGGTGTCCTTGGAGAGGAATATAGGACTGGTgagagttgtggggctcattttctgatTGAGGCCCAAAGGAGTGTGGGATAGAAGGTGAGGTACTCGGTGAAACCGAGTGCCTTGCGGGTTCAGTAAAAGACCTCCACAGATTTTGAGTATCTGTGTTATGAGAGCCTGAAGGTGTTCGCCTGTGCGAAGGTCCGGCTTCATGGTCGTTTGGGGCTGCATATGCTCCatgtccccttcctcttcctctcatacgtggcggcattttgtgaacctgtcaaaaatcaaacaagtgacacaacaaaatatatataagacaaagttagaaaataaaacaaatttttggatatttcctaagttctttgtctagactcgagaatcgaggaatgtgcaattgtgtaactgagattaa
It encodes:
- the LOC110885695 gene encoding abl interactor homolog, which codes for MRGRGRGHGAYAAPNDHEAGPSHRRTPSGSHNTDTQNLWRSFTEPARHSVSPSTSPSIPHSFGPQSENEPHNSHQSYIPLQGHQSPFDHPSPVFQGLYNPADYLDVPMGFNPLGTKDHFPGGNAMDVDEDTDPSMPPSGTPNHPIEISDGSPFVGSPYNGPDSFEEKFRQYDCVFTPSYHNSPLHQPQHSSPLHPQQQQPQQQQNPSEDSRLVAVTPPPPPPPVLPPPPPRRRRTNARISAREGVRIGTPPHSGGSRYSPLHEEPEMGESSHPVSEVTSAPIAPPPL